In a single window of the Pseudogemmatithrix spongiicola genome:
- a CDS encoding PPC domain-containing protein, translating into MRIRRGSRLAAAVTLVLAALGCNEGLPTRPDESPVLVLGEAVTVNGARGSEQVYRLTVPEGGGKLRVLMAGFTGDADLAVRYGAAPQPTEFDCASQSSFPVEECIFEAPEAGLWFISVLGYTAFSDAQLSASLLPQVGERALVSGVATTGLSGSSGDFEMFRITVPAGTDSLVVALDATGDPDLYVDFELFPLLNDYTCASFTETGSERCMIRSPGAGTWIIRVDAYLDFSAGTLIATVYPGAAP; encoded by the coding sequence ATGCGCATCCGCCGCGGGTCCCGTCTGGCAGCCGCAGTCACGCTCGTGCTTGCCGCCCTCGGCTGCAACGAGGGCCTGCCGACGCGACCCGATGAGTCGCCGGTTCTCGTACTCGGAGAGGCGGTCACCGTGAACGGCGCGCGCGGCTCGGAGCAGGTCTATCGCCTCACGGTGCCGGAAGGTGGCGGAAAGCTGCGCGTCCTCATGGCAGGGTTCACGGGCGACGCAGACCTCGCGGTGCGATACGGCGCCGCACCGCAGCCAACGGAGTTCGACTGCGCCTCACAGTCATCGTTCCCGGTGGAAGAGTGCATCTTCGAGGCGCCCGAAGCCGGACTCTGGTTCATCAGTGTCCTGGGGTATACGGCGTTCAGCGACGCACAGCTGTCGGCGTCGCTACTGCCACAGGTCGGCGAACGCGCACTGGTGTCCGGGGTGGCCACGACCGGATTGAGCGGAAGCTCCGGCGACTTCGAGATGTTCCGCATCACGGTGCCGGCCGGAACCGACTCGCTCGTCGTCGCGCTCGACGCGACCGGCGACCCGGATCTGTACGTGGACTTCGAGCTCTTCCCACTGCTCAACGACTACACCTGCGCGTCCTTCACGGAGACGGGCAGCGAGCGCTGCATGATTCGATCGCCGGGCGCGGGGACGTGGATCATCCGCGTCGACGCGTACCTCGACTTCTCGGCCGGCACCCTAATCGCCACGGTGTATCCGGGCGCGGCGCCTTGA
- the rplD gene encoding 50S ribosomal protein L4, producing MSETNNFQAAAFTALGTPRDAVQLPTATFDGTVNMPVMHQAVKAMLANQRQGTHATKTRRWVTGGNQKPWKQKGTGRARQGSTRAPHFVGGGTVFGPQPRGYEQKVPRQIKALARKSALNARARENSVMVIDRFAYDAPKTAQLVQLLARLEVAHKKALILTDGVKPMVYLSGRNLPNVVVMPYSDASTYDILWSDVVLVEAGAIGHELSPVAEKAVEKVKVKKAASKKAPKAEKAEKATAKKSAAKKAAPKAAAKKAPAKKAAAKPAAKKAAAKAEKAAKAAPKKKGK from the coding sequence ATGTCTGAAACCAATAACTTCCAGGCGGCGGCCTTCACGGCGCTCGGCACCCCGCGCGATGCGGTGCAGCTGCCGACGGCGACGTTCGACGGCACCGTGAACATGCCGGTGATGCACCAGGCGGTGAAGGCGATGCTCGCCAACCAGCGCCAGGGCACGCACGCCACCAAGACGCGCCGCTGGGTGACCGGCGGTAACCAGAAGCCGTGGAAGCAGAAGGGCACCGGCCGCGCCCGTCAGGGCTCGACGCGCGCCCCGCACTTCGTCGGCGGCGGCACGGTCTTCGGCCCGCAGCCCCGTGGCTACGAGCAGAAGGTGCCGCGCCAGATCAAGGCGCTGGCCCGCAAGTCCGCGCTGAACGCCCGCGCGCGCGAGAACAGCGTGATGGTGATCGACCGCTTCGCGTACGATGCCCCGAAGACGGCGCAGCTCGTGCAGCTGCTGGCCCGTCTCGAGGTCGCGCACAAGAAGGCGCTGATCCTGACCGACGGCGTGAAGCCGATGGTCTACCTCTCCGGCCGCAACCTGCCGAACGTCGTCGTGATGCCGTACAGCGACGCCTCCACGTACGACATCCTCTGGTCGGATGTGGTGCTGGTCGAGGCTGGCGCGATCGGCCACGAGCTCTCGCCGGTGGCGGAGAAGGCCGTGGAGAAGGTGAAGGTGAAGAAGGCCGCGTCGAAGAAGGCGCCGAAGGCCGAGAAGGCCGAGAAGGCGACGGCCAAGAAGTCGGCGGCGAAGAAGGCCGCCCCGAAGGCCGCTGCCAAGAAGGCGCCGGCGAAGAAGGCTGCTGCGAAGCCTGCCGCGAAGAAGGCGGCGGCCAAGGCCGAGAAGGCCGCGAAGGCGGCCCCCAAGAAGAAGGGGAAGTAA
- a CDS encoding DUF5916 domain-containing protein, producing the protein MALPFAAALRAAHRLAVFVTALAALPSDAAAQAARGDTLPRPALRVLRISEPVTIDGHLDEAVWRRAEPATDWIQQVPNALQPSSQRSEARVLIDGSNVYVGFRLYDTAPDSIGMQLARRDVGDVYADQVWVGFDSYGDRRTAFAFGVTPRGVQRDGYAFNDGDFDTQWDAVWQSAARVDSLGWTAEFRIPLSQLRYTAGDSTRAWGLQFLRIIARRGEEAYWSPRDPTLPGDVSRYGLMTGMGALEGSVPIEVIPYLRSQMNTQPTEVGNPFVDARNGEAALGADLRVRLPKSLTLSATVNPDFGQVEADPAVVNLSAFEVFFPERRPFFLENFDTFRFGGTTTFNDNSAPNFFYTRRIGRAPQRGLPGDFTDIPNQTPILGALKLSGTTPGGWAIGVLNATTPRETGRYQRPDNSIARDAVEPLTNSQVTRVRRLLRGGYTTIGGFNSWVERDLTDSALAALLPRRALVSGIDFEHAWGDRDWTISGVASRSAVWGEESTMLRLQRANYRSYQRPDAGHLAVDSTRTSLSGGYYALSVAKTSGRLTASVTAEQLDPGFESNDIGFQTRSDSRSVSTGMFYRQPVQTPLFQNWGVGLFSTVAATTAGENLERRLATFSEARFRNFWGVNLEANVETGRFNDRLLRGGPLAARPVSSRIELGIESDSRKPLIMEAGVEIAVDRAGRRNRGVGLELDWRPSAALRLRVQPEYAWNDIVDQYVTARDDALATTTFGRRYVFADVEQREARLNTRLDWTFSPYVSLQLFLQPFASAGQFTRYKEFTTPRQFDFAVYGVDRGTVTRTFGDVVIDPDGAGPAAAFSFRERNYTARELRGNAVLRWELRPGSTVFFVWQQQREGFVDGRADLDVGAQLGALSGAPARNVFLVKLAWWLGR; encoded by the coding sequence ATGGCCCTCCCGTTCGCTGCCGCGCTTCGCGCGGCCCACCGCCTCGCGGTGTTCGTGACCGCGCTCGCCGCGCTGCCTTCGGACGCGGCGGCTCAGGCCGCGCGCGGCGACACGCTGCCCCGCCCCGCGCTGCGCGTGCTGCGGATCTCCGAGCCGGTCACGATCGACGGCCACTTGGACGAGGCGGTCTGGCGCCGGGCTGAGCCGGCAACGGACTGGATCCAGCAGGTACCGAACGCGTTGCAGCCGTCCTCGCAGCGCTCCGAGGCGCGGGTGCTCATCGACGGGAGCAACGTGTACGTGGGCTTCCGGCTCTACGACACGGCACCCGATTCCATCGGCATGCAGCTCGCGCGTCGTGATGTGGGCGACGTGTACGCCGACCAGGTCTGGGTCGGTTTCGACTCGTACGGCGATCGTCGCACCGCCTTCGCCTTCGGGGTGACGCCGCGCGGCGTGCAGCGTGACGGCTACGCGTTCAACGACGGCGACTTCGACACGCAGTGGGACGCCGTGTGGCAATCGGCGGCGCGGGTGGATTCGCTGGGCTGGACGGCGGAGTTCCGCATCCCGCTCTCGCAGCTGCGCTACACGGCCGGCGATTCGACGCGTGCCTGGGGCCTGCAGTTCCTGCGTATCATCGCGCGGCGCGGCGAGGAAGCCTACTGGAGCCCGCGCGATCCCACGCTGCCCGGCGACGTGTCGCGCTACGGCCTGATGACGGGCATGGGCGCGCTCGAGGGCAGCGTGCCCATCGAGGTGATTCCCTACCTACGCTCGCAGATGAATACGCAGCCGACGGAAGTGGGGAATCCCTTCGTCGACGCGCGCAACGGCGAGGCGGCGCTCGGTGCCGACCTCCGCGTGCGCCTGCCGAAGTCGCTCACGCTCAGTGCGACGGTGAATCCCGACTTCGGGCAGGTCGAAGCCGATCCGGCGGTGGTGAACCTCTCGGCGTTCGAAGTGTTCTTTCCCGAGCGCCGCCCGTTCTTCCTCGAGAACTTCGACACCTTCCGCTTCGGCGGCACGACGACGTTCAACGACAACAGCGCCCCGAACTTCTTCTACACGCGGCGCATCGGCCGCGCGCCGCAGCGTGGGTTGCCCGGCGACTTCACCGACATCCCCAACCAGACGCCGATCCTCGGGGCGCTCAAGCTGAGCGGCACGACACCCGGCGGTTGGGCGATCGGCGTGCTGAACGCCACGACGCCGCGCGAGACGGGCCGCTACCAACGTCCGGACAACTCGATCGCCCGCGATGCCGTGGAGCCGCTGACGAACTCGCAGGTGACGCGCGTGCGGCGCCTCCTGCGCGGCGGGTACACGACCATCGGCGGTTTCAACAGCTGGGTGGAGCGCGACTTGACCGACAGCGCACTCGCGGCACTCCTGCCGCGTCGCGCGCTCGTGAGCGGCATCGATTTCGAGCACGCCTGGGGCGACCGCGACTGGACCATCTCCGGCGTGGCCTCGCGCAGCGCCGTGTGGGGTGAGGAGTCGACCATGCTGCGCCTGCAGCGCGCGAACTATCGGTCGTACCAGCGGCCGGACGCCGGCCACCTCGCCGTGGATTCGACGCGCACGTCGCTCAGCGGCGGCTACTACGCGCTCTCGGTCGCCAAGACGTCCGGCCGCCTCACGGCGTCGGTGACCGCCGAACAGCTGGACCCGGGCTTCGAGAGCAACGACATCGGCTTCCAGACGCGCTCCGATTCGCGCTCGGTGAGCACGGGGATGTTCTATCGCCAGCCGGTGCAGACACCGCTGTTCCAGAACTGGGGCGTGGGCCTGTTCAGCACGGTGGCCGCGACCACCGCCGGCGAAAACCTCGAGCGGCGACTCGCCACGTTCAGCGAAGCGCGATTCCGCAACTTCTGGGGCGTGAACCTCGAGGCCAACGTCGAGACTGGCCGCTTCAACGATCGCCTGTTGCGTGGCGGCCCACTGGCGGCGCGACCGGTGTCCTCGCGCATCGAACTGGGCATCGAGTCGGACTCGCGCAAGCCGCTGATCATGGAGGCGGGCGTCGAGATCGCCGTCGATCGCGCCGGACGGCGGAATCGCGGGGTCGGCCTCGAGCTCGACTGGCGGCCGAGCGCGGCGCTGCGTCTGCGCGTCCAGCCCGAGTACGCGTGGAACGACATCGTCGACCAGTACGTGACGGCGCGCGACGACGCGTTGGCCACGACGACCTTCGGACGGCGCTACGTGTTCGCCGACGTCGAGCAGCGCGAGGCACGGCTCAACACGCGCCTCGACTGGACCTTCTCGCCGTACGTCTCGCTGCAGCTCTTCCTGCAGCCTTTTGCGTCGGCGGGCCAGTTCACGCGGTACAAGGAGTTCACGACGCCGCGGCAGTTCGACTTCGCGGTGTACGGCGTGGACCGCGGGACGGTGACACGTACGTTCGGCGACGTCGTCATCGACCCCGACGGCGCGGGCCCCGCGGCCGCATTCAGCTTCCGCGAGCGCAACTACACGGCGCGCGAGCTGCGCGGCAACGCGGTGCTCCGCTGGGAGCTGCGGCCGGGGTCGACCGTGTTCTTCGTGTGGCAGCAGCAGCGCGAGGGCTTCGTGGACGGCCGCGCCGACCTCGACGTGGGCGCGCAGCTGGGAGCGCTGTCCGGCGCGCCGGCCCGCAACGTGTTCCTCGTGAAGCTGGCGTGGTGGCTGGGGCGCTGA
- a CDS encoding DinB family protein, whose translation MRPLLRPIVLVLAVAALAASPATGRQLHAQQGFMATMHRDLNDTQKKLVDLANAIPESAYGWRPAPGVRSIGEVLQHIAADNYILPVYMGTPAPAATGITADYGTAVAYETRRGMTKAQIVADLEASFAHLHRAVNVNTDANITENINWFGTQATRLQGMTGTVGHLHEHLGQLIAYARSNNVKPPWSN comes from the coding sequence ATGCGGCCCCTGCTCCGCCCGATTGTTCTCGTCCTCGCCGTTGCCGCGCTCGCAGCCAGCCCGGCAACTGGCCGGCAACTGCATGCCCAGCAAGGCTTTATGGCCACGATGCACCGTGACCTGAACGACACGCAGAAGAAGCTGGTCGATCTCGCAAATGCGATTCCGGAGTCCGCCTACGGCTGGCGGCCGGCCCCGGGCGTGCGCTCCATCGGAGAGGTGCTGCAGCACATCGCGGCGGACAACTACATCCTGCCGGTGTACATGGGGACGCCAGCCCCAGCCGCCACCGGCATCACCGCCGACTACGGCACGGCCGTCGCCTACGAAACCCGACGCGGCATGACCAAGGCGCAGATCGTCGCGGACCTCGAAGCCTCGTTCGCGCACCTGCATCGGGCGGTGAACGTGAACACCGACGCGAACATCACCGAGAACATCAACTGGTTCGGCACGCAGGCGACCAGGCTGCAGGGGATGACGGGGACGGTCGGGCATCTGCATGAGCATCTGGGGCAGCTCATTGCGTATGCGCGGTCGAACAACGTGAAGCCGCCGTGGAGCAACTGA
- the tuf gene encoding elongation factor Tu, with protein sequence MAKAKFERNKPHVNVGTIGHVDHGKTTTTAALTKISADKFGNTKYVAYDEVAKASESQGRRDATKILTIATSHVEYETVNRHYAHVDCPGHADYVKNMITGAAQMDGAILVVSAVDGPMPQTREHILLARQVNVPKIVVFLNKCDLVEDAELLDLVELEVRELLSKYNYDGDNAPVIRGSASNAIAGDPKWVATIEELYNALDTFIPEPTREVDKPFLLPVEDVFSITGRGTVATGRIERGKIKVGEEVEVVGYNSDKKSVVTGVEMFRKLLDEGFAGDNVGLLLRGIDKKDIERGMVLAKPGSIKPHTKFEAEVYVLTKEEGGRHTPFFKGYRPQFYFRTTDVTGAIELPEGTEMVMPGDNIQMKIELIIPIAMEEQLRFAIREGGRTVGAGVVTKILA encoded by the coding sequence ATGGCCAAGGCTAAGTTTGAGCGGAACAAGCCGCACGTGAACGTCGGCACGATCGGTCACGTCGACCACGGCAAGACGACCACCACGGCCGCCCTGACCAAGATCTCGGCGGACAAGTTCGGCAACACCAAGTACGTCGCCTACGACGAGGTCGCCAAGGCGTCCGAGTCGCAGGGCCGTCGTGACGCGACGAAGATCCTCACGATCGCCACGTCGCACGTCGAGTACGAGACGGTCAACCGTCACTACGCGCACGTCGACTGCCCGGGCCACGCCGACTACGTCAAGAACATGATCACGGGTGCCGCGCAGATGGACGGCGCGATCCTCGTGGTGTCGGCCGTGGACGGCCCGATGCCGCAGACCCGCGAGCACATCCTCCTGGCCCGCCAGGTGAACGTGCCGAAGATCGTGGTCTTCCTCAACAAGTGCGACCTCGTCGAGGACGCCGAGCTCCTCGACCTCGTCGAGCTCGAGGTCCGCGAGCTGCTCTCGAAGTACAACTACGACGGCGACAACGCCCCGGTCATCCGTGGCTCGGCGTCGAACGCCATCGCCGGCGACCCGAAGTGGGTGGCGACGATCGAGGAGCTCTACAACGCCCTCGACACGTTCATCCCGGAGCCGACGCGTGAAGTCGACAAGCCCTTCCTCCTCCCGGTGGAAGACGTCTTCTCGATCACCGGCCGCGGCACCGTCGCGACGGGCCGTATCGAGCGCGGCAAGATCAAGGTCGGCGAGGAAGTCGAAGTCGTCGGCTACAACTCCGACAAGAAGTCGGTGGTGACGGGCGTCGAAATGTTCCGCAAGCTCCTCGACGAGGGCTTCGCCGGTGACAACGTCGGCCTCCTGCTCCGCGGCATCGACAAGAAGGACATCGAGCGTGGCATGGTGCTCGCCAAGCCGGGTTCGATCAAGCCGCACACGAAGTTCGAGGCGGAAGTCTACGTCCTCACGAAGGAAGAGGGCGGCCGCCACACGCCGTTCTTCAAGGGCTACCGTCCGCAGTTCTACTTCCGCACGACGGACGTGACGGGCGCGATCGAGCTTCCGGAAGGCACGGAGATGGTGATGCCGGGCGACAACATCCAGATGAAGATCGAGCTCATCATCCCGATCGCCATGGAAGAGCAGCTGCGCTTCGCCATCCGCGAGGGTGGCCGTACGGTCGGCGCGGGTGTCGTGACCAAGATCCTCGCCTAA
- the rplW gene encoding 50S ribosomal protein L23, which yields MATLHRTIVRPIVTEKSSAAYQERGEYTFEVHPTANKTAIKQAIERLFGVTVTGVWTSQQRGKPRRVGTSAGLRPRWKKAIVTLKSGDSIEIFEG from the coding sequence ATGGCAACTCTGCATCGCACCATCGTGCGCCCGATCGTCACCGAGAAGTCGTCGGCGGCGTACCAGGAGCGCGGCGAATACACGTTTGAGGTCCATCCGACGGCCAACAAGACGGCCATCAAGCAGGCGATTGAACGCCTGTTCGGTGTCACCGTGACGGGCGTCTGGACCTCGCAGCAGCGCGGGAAGCCGCGGCGCGTCGGCACGTCGGCCGGCCTGCGTCCCCGCTGGAAGAAGGCGATCGTGACGCTGAAGTCGGGCGACTCGATCGAGATCTTCGAGGGCTAA
- the rpsG gene encoding 30S ribosomal protein S7 has translation MSRRKSAVKRSVLPDARYDSQTVSKFINVLMYQGKKSTAERIFYGAMDVVEAKAQQPGVQVFKQALTNLKPVVEVKSRRVGGATYQVPVEVRPERRTALAMRWLISYSRERNEKSMAEKLAAEVLAAAKGEGNAIKKKDDTHRMAEANKAFAHYRW, from the coding sequence ATGAGCCGCCGTAAGAGTGCCGTGAAGCGCAGCGTCCTGCCGGACGCGCGCTACGACAGCCAGACTGTCAGCAAGTTCATCAACGTCCTGATGTACCAGGGCAAGAAGTCCACCGCCGAGCGCATCTTCTACGGCGCGATGGACGTCGTCGAGGCCAAGGCGCAGCAGCCGGGCGTGCAGGTCTTCAAGCAGGCGCTGACCAACCTCAAGCCGGTGGTCGAGGTGAAGTCCCGCCGCGTCGGCGGCGCCACCTACCAGGTGCCCGTCGAAGTCCGCCCCGAGCGCCGCACGGCGCTGGCGATGCGCTGGTTGATCAGCTACTCGCGCGAGCGCAACGAGAAGTCGATGGCCGAGAAGCTGGCCGCCGAAGTGCTCGCCGCCGCGAAGGGTGAAGGCAACGCGATCAAGAAGAAGGACGACACGCATCGCATGGCGGAAGCCAATAAGGCGTTTGCGCACTACCGCTGGTAA
- the rpsJ gene encoding 30S ribosomal protein S10, translating to MAGRIRIRLKAFDHAVIDQASADIVRTAEKTGAQVSGPIPLPTKTQRWTVLRSPHVDKKSREQFELKTHKRVIDILDSKAVTVDALTKLDLPAGVDVEIKVE from the coding sequence ATGGCTGGACGTATTCGCATCCGTCTCAAGGCATTCGATCACGCCGTGATCGACCAGGCCTCGGCGGACATCGTGCGGACCGCGGAGAAGACGGGGGCCCAGGTCTCCGGTCCGATCCCGCTCCCCACGAAGACGCAGCGCTGGACCGTCCTCCGCTCGCCGCACGTGGACAAGAAGTCCCGCGAGCAGTTCGAGCTGAAGACGCACAAGCGGGTGATCGACATCCTCGACTCCAAGGCTGTCACGGTGGACGCGCTGACGAAGCTCGATCTGCCGGCTGGCGTGGATGTCGAGATCAAGGTGGAGTAG
- the fusA gene encoding elongation factor G produces MPRTTDLKYYRNIGIMAHIDAGKTTTTERILYYTGKSHKIGEVHDGAATMDWMEQEQERGITITSAATTCFWMRHGQSDKKGEGPEYRINIIDTPGHVDFTVEVERSLRVLDGAVALLDSVAGVEPQTETVWRQADRYKVPRMIFSNKMDRVGANFERCVSMIQDRLTKDALPIQLPVGSGELFTGHIDIIERKQYIFDNETMGKTFSVVDVPAEFKDAVEAARHALVDKVVEHDEALMEKYLGGEELTNDEIRHAIRVATCSMKFVPILCGASFKNKGVQALLDAVIDFLPAPNDVPAIEGHAPQHDATPDTREVSDEAPFAALAFKVATDPFVGRLTFFRVYSGVLKAGAHVYNSTKDKRERIGRLLQMHANKRDEIDEVRAGDIAAAIGLKDTRTGDTLSDEDKPIILEAMKFPTPVIDVAVEPKTKADQDKMGIALNKLAEEDPTFRVHTDAETGQTIISGMGELHLEIIVDRMLREFKVEANVGRPQVAYRETIKKRVDKVEGKFVRQSGGKGQYGHVVINAMPAEPGQGYVFEDKIVGGVIPREFIKPVEQGIKEALENGVIAGYPMVDVKVELVFGSYHDVDSSEMAFKIAGSMAIKEAARSAQPVILEPMMKVEVVSPDQFFGDVLGDISARRGKIGGMTQRGEAQVIGATVPLSEMFGYSTRLRSMTQGRAVYSMEFSHYEEVPKAKADEIIAKVK; encoded by the coding sequence ATGCCTCGCACGACCGACCTGAAGTACTATCGCAACATCGGCATCATGGCCCACATCGATGCCGGCAAGACCACGACGACGGAGCGCATCCTCTACTACACGGGGAAGTCGCACAAGATCGGCGAGGTGCACGATGGTGCGGCCACGATGGACTGGATGGAGCAGGAACAGGAGCGCGGCATCACGATCACGTCGGCCGCGACGACCTGCTTCTGGATGCGCCACGGCCAGTCGGACAAGAAGGGCGAGGGGCCGGAATACCGCATCAACATCATCGACACCCCGGGGCACGTGGACTTCACCGTCGAAGTGGAGCGCTCGCTCCGCGTCCTCGACGGCGCCGTGGCCCTGCTGGACTCCGTCGCCGGCGTCGAGCCGCAGACGGAGACCGTGTGGCGCCAGGCGGACCGCTACAAGGTCCCGCGCATGATCTTCTCGAACAAGATGGACCGCGTCGGCGCGAACTTCGAGCGCTGCGTGTCGATGATCCAGGACCGCCTGACCAAGGACGCCCTGCCGATCCAGCTCCCGGTGGGGTCGGGTGAGCTCTTCACGGGCCACATCGACATCATCGAGCGCAAGCAGTACATCTTCGACAACGAGACGATGGGGAAGACCTTCTCCGTCGTCGACGTGCCGGCCGAGTTCAAGGACGCCGTCGAGGCCGCGCGTCACGCGCTGGTCGACAAGGTCGTCGAGCACGACGAAGCCCTCATGGAGAAGTACCTGGGCGGCGAGGAGCTGACGAACGACGAGATCCGCCACGCGATCCGCGTCGCCACCTGCTCGATGAAGTTCGTGCCGATCCTCTGCGGCGCCTCGTTCAAGAACAAGGGCGTGCAGGCGCTGCTCGACGCGGTCATCGACTTCCTCCCGGCCCCGAACGACGTGCCGGCCATCGAAGGCCACGCGCCGCAGCACGACGCGACGCCGGACACGCGCGAGGTCTCGGACGAGGCGCCGTTCGCCGCGCTGGCGTTCAAGGTCGCCACGGACCCGTTCGTCGGCCGCCTGACGTTCTTCCGCGTGTACTCCGGCGTGCTCAAGGCCGGCGCCCACGTCTACAACAGCACGAAGGACAAGCGCGAGCGCATCGGCCGCCTGCTGCAGATGCACGCCAACAAGCGTGACGAGATCGACGAAGTGCGCGCCGGCGACATCGCCGCCGCCATCGGCCTCAAGGACACGCGCACGGGCGACACGCTCTCCGACGAGGACAAGCCGATCATCCTCGAGGCCATGAAGTTCCCGACGCCCGTCATCGACGTGGCCGTGGAGCCGAAGACCAAGGCCGACCAGGACAAGATGGGCATCGCGCTCAACAAGCTGGCGGAAGAAGACCCGACCTTCCGCGTCCACACGGACGCCGAGACGGGCCAGACGATCATCTCCGGCATGGGCGAGCTGCACCTCGAGATCATCGTCGACCGCATGCTGCGCGAGTTCAAGGTCGAGGCGAACGTGGGCCGTCCGCAGGTGGCCTACCGCGAGACGATCAAGAAGCGCGTCGACAAGGTCGAGGGCAAGTTCGTCCGTCAGTCCGGCGGCAAGGGCCAGTACGGCCACGTCGTCATCAACGCGATGCCGGCCGAGCCGGGCCAGGGCTACGTCTTCGAGGACAAGATCGTCGGCGGCGTGATCCCGCGTGAGTTCATCAAGCCGGTCGAGCAGGGCATCAAGGAAGCCCTCGAGAACGGCGTGATCGCCGGCTACCCGATGGTGGACGTGAAGGTCGAGCTGGTGTTCGGCTCATACCATGACGTCGACTCGTCGGAAATGGCGTTCAAGATCGCGGGCTCGATGGCCATCAAGGAAGCGGCGCGCTCGGCGCAGCCGGTCATCCTCGAGCCGATGATGAAGGTCGAGGTCGTCTCGCCGGACCAGTTCTTCGGCGACGTGCTCGGCGACATCTCGGCCCGCCGCGGCAAGATCGGCGGCATGACGCAGCGCGGCGAGGCGCAGGTGATCGGCGCCACGGTGCCGCTCTCCGAGATGTTCGGGTACTCGACGCGCCTGCGGTCGATGACGCAGGGCCGCGCGGTGTACTCGATGGAGTTCTCGCACTATGAAGAGGTGCCGAAGGCCAAGGCGGATGAAATCATCGCCAAGGTCAAGTAA
- the rpsL gene encoding 30S ribosomal protein S12 yields the protein MPTINQLVRQSRKEVVKKDKAPALKENPFKRGVCTRVYTTTPKKPNSALRKVARVRLVNGFEVTAYIPGEGHNLQEHSIVLIRGGRVKDLPGVRYHIVRGKLDASGVNGRNKSRSKYGTKKPKAGAPAGGKK from the coding sequence ATGCCGACGATCAATCAGTTGGTCCGGCAGAGCCGCAAGGAAGTCGTCAAGAAGGACAAGGCGCCGGCTCTGAAGGAGAATCCGTTCAAGCGTGGTGTGTGCACGCGCGTGTACACCACCACCCCCAAGAAGCCGAACTCGGCGCTGCGCAAGGTCGCGCGTGTCCGTCTCGTGAACGGCTTCGAAGTCACCGCCTACATCCCGGGCGAAGGCCACAACCTGCAGGAGCACTCGATCGTGCTCATCCGCGGTGGCCGTGTGAAGGACCTGCCGGGTGTGCGCTACCACATCGTGCGCGGCAAGCTCGACGCCTCCGGCGTCAACGGGCGCAACAAGAGCCGCTCCAAGTACGGGACCAAGAAGCCGAAGGCGGGTGCCCCGGCTGGAGGTAAGAAGTAA
- the rplC gene encoding 50S ribosomal protein L3, whose protein sequence is MIGIIGKKLGMTQIFDAQGQQIPCTVVEATPNPVTKVVTPEQAGFASVELGYGAQRLARESKKGERTPKGRRATKAEVGHAKKAGLEVPPAVLRSFRLDDAPGKNPEVPTYNVGDVIKVDIFTPGELVKVTGTSKGRGFQGVVKRHGFGGGPNTHGNTKHRRPGSIGPGTDPSRVIKGKKMPGHYGAERHTQINLRVEKIDAERNLIYIRGSVAGPTNGIVLVRKQG, encoded by the coding sequence ATGATCGGTATCATTGGCAAGAAGCTGGGGATGACCCAGATCTTCGACGCACAGGGGCAGCAGATCCCCTGCACGGTGGTGGAGGCCACGCCGAATCCGGTGACGAAGGTCGTCACGCCGGAGCAGGCGGGCTTTGCCAGCGTGGAGCTCGGCTACGGCGCGCAGCGCCTGGCCCGCGAGTCGAAGAAGGGCGAGCGCACGCCGAAGGGCCGTCGCGCGACGAAGGCGGAAGTCGGGCACGCCAAGAAGGCGGGGCTCGAGGTGCCGCCGGCCGTCCTGCGGTCGTTCCGGCTCGACGATGCGCCCGGGAAGAACCCGGAAGTTCCGACGTACAACGTCGGCGACGTGATCAAGGTCGACATCTTCACGCCGGGTGAACTGGTGAAGGTGACCGGCACGTCGAAGGGGCGTGGCTTCCAGGGCGTGGTGAAGCGCCACGGCTTCGGCGGCGGTCCGAACACGCACGGCAACACGAAGCATCGCCGTCCGGGTTCGATCGGACCGGGCACCGACCCGTCGCGCGTCATCAAGGGCAAGAAGATGCCGGGCCACTACGGCGCCGAGCGTCACACCCAGATCAACCTGCGCGTCGAGAAGATCGATGCGGAGCGTAACCTGATCTACATCCGCGGCTCCGTCGCCGGCCCGACCAACGGGATCGTGCTCGTCCGCAAGCAGGGATAA